The Desulfovibrio sp. G11 region CACGCTCATGAGGTCGATCAGCGAGTTTATCTTGCTTTGCAATCCGGGATCGGCAAGGCGCTGCAGCAGGCCGATGGCAAAGGTGAGACCTTCTCCTGTTTTTGCAATGTCTTCAGGACTCAGGGCGTCCAGCATGTTTCCGCCCGCGTTTTTGAGGGCAGAAGCTTTGGCGAACACGCCGTCCTGTTCCCATTGGCCCATTTTCTCGACGATATGCGGAAATGTCGGGCCAAGTGCCGGGTGAAGGACATGCCACAGGTCGGTGGCATTTTCCAGCTGATCAAGCAGCCACGTAATCCTGGGGACAGTCAGCAGTCCCTTTCTGACCAGGTCCAGTATGTCATCAAGCGTGACCCGGCCATTGAGGCTTTCCAGCTCTTCAACTGCAAGGCGGAACGCATGATTGCCGATGGGCGTGAGCTGTTCGATGAGCATGCTGCTGTTTTCTTTGGCAGCTTGAAGGTCAGTAAGCCTGTCTTCAATGGCATTCAGCCGTTCGAGAATTTTTTCTTCAGGTGTCATAGCGTCCCCCAGCCTACTTGTTTCTCAGCAAGGAGGTGTCTTTGCCTGCAAGATACATGTTGGGTTCAAACGGCAGCTCGTGGCCCTTCAGCATAAGGTTGTAATATACCCACTTGAACATGAGTTTGCCCCAGTAGTTTATGTGGCTTTCGCCCAGCAGTTCAAACGGGCCAACCCCGGGGAGCGGGAACATGCCCGGCAGCGGCTCGATGGCATAACTGAAGTCAATGAGCGACGCCTTTTCAAAGCCCGTAACAATAAAGCAGTTGGTGTGCCCGTCAAACTTGTAGTAGTTGTCTGTGCCTTCAATGTCGGACATCATGTTCTGGGCGATGACATCCACTTCAAAGTGGGCCACAGAGCCTGCCTTGGAGGCCGGAACGTTGGTGGCATCGCCAATGATGTACATGTTTTCAAATTTCTTTGCCCGCAACAGTTCCTTGTCCGTATCAACGTAGCCGGTCACGTCGGACACTTCGGACTCAATAAGAAATTCCTGGCCCAGGTTGGGGGGAATGGTCACCAGCAGGTCATAGTTGATTTCGTCGCCGGTGACCGAGGTGATAACAGAGCGGTCGGCTTCAACGCTGTCCACAGTCCAGTTGGTGGTGACCTTGATGCCCTTTTGCTCGCAAAGCGCGCCAAGGATGTTGTTTGCCACAGGTTTGGTAAATGCGCCCGTAAGGGGAGTGACAAGCTCAATTTCCACGTTGTCACGCACGCCCATTTTCTGCAGATACCAGTCAGCCATGTACACAAATTCCAGCGGCGCGACAGGACACTTGATGGGCGTTTCGCAAATATGAAGAACCAGTCTTCCCTTTTTGAAATGCTTCATCTTGCCGTAAAGGGCTTCTGCACCGTCATGGGTGTAGAAATTGTGGATTTTGCCGCCCCAGTCATCCAGAAGGCCGGGCACTTCATCGGGGGCAATTCTTGCGCCTGTTGCAATGATGATCCAGTCGTAGGTGTGCGTGCTGTTTTTGCATTCAACCTTACGGGCGATGGGATCAAGGGAATTGATGGTGTCGATGACAAAATTGACGCCGCGGCTGATGAAATCTTTTTTGGGGCGAACGCAGCCCTGCGGCGTGTCTACACCAAACGGAACCAGCAGCCAGCCCGGCTGATAATGATGGACAGGGTCTCTATCTATAAGAGTGATTTGCCACTCTCTTTCGCTTAACAGTTTTCTCATCTTCGTGGCTATCATGGTTCCACCAGCGCCAGCACCAAGAATAAGCAATTTTTTCATCTAGTTGACTCCAATTGAGATATAGAGCGGTTTGTCTTGAACAAGCCTCACCCACTATGGATGACCGATATTGGCACGGCGGATATCCTAGTTGTGGGGTATTATTTTCGTCCTAGCATAAAAATTTTTAATGTGCACCATATAAATCAATTAAACCAGTAAAGTATGCTTTAATTAATACCAAATTAGTATGTTTATAAAAAGGCATTCAGTCCTCCCGCTACAAGACTGCCCGGCAAGTATAAGGGGAACCGGGGTGCTCGGTGCGCGTAAATTGCAAAGACCGTACACGCGGCGGATTACCCTAAAAGTCGGTTGGGGCATGCGGGCAACTGTAAAAGCATCGCAAATGAAAAAGGCATTGCCGTCCTTTGGACGGCAATGCCTTTTAAATCTGGTCGGAGCGAAAGGATTCGAACCTTCGACCCCCTGCTCCCAAAATGTCGGCCTTATTTGTAATTATTACAAATAGTTATATATAATTCATACGCTCATGCAAGTTCATGTGTCGCGTATTAATCTTACCACATACACATTGGCGTTTTACTTTTTGGACTCATCTCAGTTGTGTGGTGTCGATTTGTTTTGGACCGAGGGCATCAACCGCTTTCGGAGCATGCTGCTTATACTTCTCTGGGCGCGGGTCACCAGCATTATCCAGACCGTTTTCTCGGCCTTCAGCGGCAGATACACCATGCGAAAACCTTTGATGTGTATCTCTTTGTATTCTCTGGAGACCTGGAGCAATTCCGGCACGAGATGCCCTCGCATGGGCAGCGTTTTCAAGCGTTGTCCTGCGTCTTTGCGAATTATATCAGTCAATTCCCGCGCGGTTACGGAACCTTCATTAACGAGGATGTAACGGATGATTTCAGCGAAGTCTTCCAAGGCTCCTTCAGTCCAGCGCACGCTCCAGGCATCATTCCCCATTTTGCGCCTCAATCATGGCGTCAATCTGATCCATTCCCTCGTCAAAATCTACCGTCCGTTCATTTTTTACTTCATCAAGCCGCAGGGCAAGCAATTGGAGCATGGCGAGGCTTTCTTGAGTGCTCTCCCATTCTTCCGGGCTGACCACAACAGCGGCGGCTTTTCCATTCTGCGTCAGGATAAGTGGATTCCCGGTCTCCCTGACTTTTTTCACCATTGTGGTGGCATTGGCCCTGAAATGGCTCAACGACTGTATATCCTGAGTATTCATAAAACCCGTCCATGCTGAATTGTGTATTTAATTTAGAATAACCACCGCCAGAATGCAGGTCAAGCCCGCATTGTTTCCCTTGCTGTAAAAATCATTGTCCTGGTTAAGGATGCGAAATGTGTCAGTTGAAATGGATTTTCTATTGCCGAAGAACTTTAAAATGCAACTGATCGGTGGATAGAAAGGAGAAGGGTATGATCCGCAGTATTGAAGGAATGGCAGTTGGTATGTTGCAGAGCAGTGTGGCTGGTAGCGCCGTCCATAAAGAGACAAACTTACCCGATGCTTCCAGTACTCCAAAAACAGGGGACATAGTTGATCTCAGCACTCCGATCCTCTTAACAAATGAAGAAGTTCAAGAAGCACTGGTAACGGTAGAGGAAAGCGTCAGCGCAAGTCCTACCGAGGCGTTGTCTGTTCATCAAGGGCTGGATTTGAACAGGGTGATGCCCTGCTGGATGGTATATTGTAAACCTCCCCTAAAATAGGACCAGCGCATGGTAGAGATTTCTGGCAAACTGCCCTCAAGGAGACGGCAATGCAGAAATCTCGATTCACGGAAAGTCAGATCATTCGGATTCTGAAGGAAGCTGAAGGTGGGCGCACGGTAGCCGATGTCTGCCGAGAATACGGTGTAAGCCAGGCCACGTACTACAAATGGAAATCCAAGTATGGGGGCATGGAGGCTGCGGACATCAAACGCCTCAAGGAGCTTGAGGAGGAGAACCGCAAGCTCAAGCGCATGTTTGCCAACCTCAGCCTTGAGCACGAGGTCTTGAAGGACATCATAGCAAAAAAGCTCTGAGGCCAACCGAGAAGCGGGAGATCGTCGACTACGCTCGCGATGAGTTCGGGCTGAGCGTGCGTAAGGCATGCGCCATAGTGCTCATCAGTCGGACGCTGTATGCCTATGCACCGACACCGCGCGACGACACCGACGTTATCGAGACGCTTATCCGGTTGGCCGACAGCTATCCCAGATACGGATTTGGCAAGCTGTTCAGCCTGCTGCGGCGACAGGGATACCGGTGGAACCACAAGCGGGTTCATCGCATCTACCGTCAACTGAAGCTGCATCTACGGCGTAAAGGGAAGAAGCGACTGCCAACACGTAACCCACAGCCCTTGGCCGTTCCACCACAGGCCAACTGCTGCTGGTCAGTGGACTTCATGCATGACTCGCTCTCCAGCGGACAGCGGTTCCGTACGTTCAACGTGGTGGATGATTACAGCCGAGAATGCCTCGCCATTGAGGTAGACACCAGCCTCCCCGCAGCCCGGATATTACGGGTTCTGGACAGGGTGGCGGCATGGCGAGGGTATCCGGAAAAGCTGAGAATGGACAACGGGCCGGAACTGATCTCGATCCAGATGGCTGAGTGGGCTGAGGCGCATGGAGTGGAGCTGGAGTTCATCCAACCGGGCAAGCCTACCCAAAACTCGTATGTGGAACGATTTAACAGGACGTATCGGACGGAGGTTCTTGACTACTACCTGTTCAGCAGCCTCGCGGAAGTTAAGGAAATCACAGCGAACTGGCTGAAGCAGTACAACGAAGAACGGCCCCATGAGTCCTTGGGCAACATTCCTCCGGCTGAGTATTTGGAAATCAATTCACCCCAGAAAGTCTCTACCTTCGGGTGGCACTAACTTGGGGAGGTTTACAAACTGAAATAAATACAACCCTTTGTTTTTTAAAACACAAAACACCAATAATGAGCCAAGTCAAATAGCCCTTTCGCATGTTTGGCGATCCCATCACCCTAACTCTGTCGGATCGTTTCCTCACCAAGTTCACTTGTGGCGCAGATCTCATAAAAATATCGTTATATTTTATATCGTTAAAATAGTTTACAGAAAAATTCTGCCACACGCCACTTTTGGCGCTCCCCTGCGCACACAAGAAAGGGATAGTCGGGCCTTCGCCTAACTATCCCTTATTCTTGTTTATCTGGTCGGAGCGAAAGGATTCGAACCTTCGACCCCCTGCTCCCAAAGCAGGGGGTTAGTATTTGCATTGAGTAATACTATTTTATTTTAACATGTATTTTAAGTTGGATAGCAGCTTCACTCTTTACGTCAATTGGCATTGAATGCTACTGATTGTTCATTAGAGGTTGGAAATATGGTTGGAAATATGGAGGTGTTCATGGCTTCCCCAAAACGGATCAAGACAAAATATCCAGGTGTGTTTTACCGTGAAGTCGCTCGAATTGGCGCCTCGGGTGTTGAGCGAGTTTATTATATTTTATTCAAGAAAGAGGGCAAGCTTTATGAAGAAAAAGTAGGTAGGCAATATGTCGATGACATGACCCCAGCAAAAGCAGCAGGGATCAGGTCAGAACGCATAGAAGGTCGTCGACTCTCGCGTAAAGAAATTCGACAGGCTGAGGCCTTGGCAAAGGCTGCTGATTTATCGATTCCTACTGTCGCACACCTTTGGGAGTCATACTGCGAAGGGAAAAAGCGTACTCATGCTTTCAGATCAACTGAATACAGTTTTCATAAGTATCTCGCAGAGTTTTCATGTATGACTCCTGACCAGCTTACAACTCAACACGTTACAAAATTGCGCGATAAGCTTCTTGGACAAGGAAAAAGCCCACAGACCGTCAAGCATGTACTGTCAGAGCTTAAAAGATTGATTAGGTTTGGTGTCAAGAATGGGCTATGTACTATGCCTGATGCAGCTAAGTTGCATTTTGAAATGCCTTATGTGGATAATGAAAAGACGGAAACGATGACTCAAGGACAGGTTGCTGCTTTTGTAAAAGCCTTGGATGAAGAGCCTGATCAAAATGCTGCAGCATTTATGCGTCTTGCGTTAGTCACTGGTATGCGACGCGGAGCATTAATGGCACTTCGCTGGGATGATGTCGATTTTGATCTAGGATTCATTACGTTGCGTGGTAGCGTAGCCAAAAAGGGCAAGACTGAAACCATACCCATGACCTTAGCTGCTCGAAAAATTTTTGAGGATATTGCTCGCACTGACAGTCTCTATGTTTTTCCCGGAAAAGATGGCGGCCCGCGACACGAGTTTCGGCGTATGGCCCGGCGGATAAAAGAAAAAGCAAATCTTCCCGCCGATTTTCGTCCTCTCCATGGGTTGCGCCATGCCTATGCTTCGTTTCTTGCTTCCAGCGGCAAGGTCGATTTATACACGTTGCAGAAGCTACTGACGCACTCCAGCCCGCAAATGACGCAGCGCTACGCACACCTTGCCGATGAGGCGATGCAGCGGGCGGCCAGTGTCGCAGATGAAATTTTTGACATGGATAAGAGGAAAAAATGATATGTCAACAAAAGTTCTTGATCAGACTACTTGGGAAGAATCTTTTTTCTTTTGTGAATACGCAAAGCGTAATTTTGAGCTGTCAAGTTATAACAAGGGGTTAATAGAATCGTCATTTCAGCATGTAATATCAACTGCAAATTTCGTATTTGAAGAGCGTGTCCCAATAGGAGTTGCAGCTTTCTTGCTTTCTGAAGCAATTAATGCACGTGATAATATTGAAAATAAATTTGAACCTGTTTTTAAATTTCCACATTTAGAGGATTATATTATCTATCTTGCAATGTTGCTTCCGATGAAAGATTTAATGTTTCTTTCAAATAAATATTGTGTAAATGCCGCTTATTTAATTTTTCCTTACGATATGAATAGCATCATATCCCGAATAAAGAACGGGGATGGTATTCCTCAAGATTTTAAATTTCTTCCTGTTGAAAGAAAATGTTTAATTAACTATGTCAAAAACAATGATTATGTTTTCTTTGGTGTCAAGGTAGACTTGACTGTTGATGAAATGATTAGGCTTATTAAAGAGCAGGCCACTCTTTTTAAATCAAGAAATGACTATGAGAATAGCGAGCAACAAGCTATTCTCAAGTCAAAGCATAATAAATCTCAATATCTTGGGAAATATCGAGGAACAGAAAACAATGATTTTTATAAAGCTACAGGGATTTATCTATACGATTTATATATAAAAAATCACTTTGACCGCGAAGAAGCTTTTAGGCAACATAGGTCTCTTGATCCAAACATGAAATGTGATCCAAATCTGCAGAATAAAACAAAAAAAGATTGCCCGTGTGGCAATTGGGGAAAGTGCAGAAACAACTTGATAAAGTATTTTGAGGAAGCATTTGCAAAAATTCAAACTGCAGTTGCTGGCGATGATTGGATTGACCATGCTAAAAAGGTTGCAGATACGCATGATACTGTACGGTATCATGAAAACTACTTAAATTACAGTGATTTTAACTTTTTTAACATCAATAAAAAAGTCCTTGAAAAAGATTTTTCTTATTACACATTTTTCTTAGATCCTGAAGTTGCTCCCGCTAAACCGGACACTCAAAATTTTGCATTGAACGAATAAACTCGCGAGGCGAGAGCATCCGCAGGGCCTTGTGCGGGGCATTTTCGTTGTAGTCGTCAAACGCAGTTTCGGTATCAGGTCGATCATTGCTGAAGACGTAATCCCATTTGAATGTTTTGACGAAAGCTTCAGCTATGCCGTTGCGTTGGGGGTTGCGAGCAG contains the following coding sequences:
- a CDS encoding type II toxin-antitoxin system RelE/ParE family toxin, whose amino-acid sequence is MGNDAWSVRWTEGALEDFAEIIRYILVNEGSVTARELTDIIRKDAGQRLKTLPMRGHLVPELLQVSREYKEIHIKGFRMVYLPLKAEKTVWIMLVTRAQRSISSMLRKRLMPSVQNKSTPHN
- a CDS encoding tyrosine-type recombinase/integrase, which produces MASPKRIKTKYPGVFYREVARIGASGVERVYYILFKKEGKLYEEKVGRQYVDDMTPAKAAGIRSERIEGRRLSRKEIRQAEALAKAADLSIPTVAHLWESYCEGKKRTHAFRSTEYSFHKYLAEFSCMTPDQLTTQHVTKLRDKLLGQGKSPQTVKHVLSELKRLIRFGVKNGLCTMPDAAKLHFEMPYVDNEKTETMTQGQVAAFVKALDEEPDQNAAAFMRLALVTGMRRGALMALRWDDVDFDLGFITLRGSVAKKGKTETIPMTLAARKIFEDIARTDSLYVFPGKDGGPRHEFRRMARRIKEKANLPADFRPLHGLRHAYASFLASSGKVDLYTLQKLLTHSSPQMTQRYAHLADEAMQRAASVADEIFDMDKRKK
- a CDS encoding type II toxin-antitoxin system Phd/YefM family antitoxin — translated: MNTQDIQSLSHFRANATTMVKKVRETGNPLILTQNGKAAAVVVSPEEWESTQESLAMLQLLALRLDEVKNERTVDFDEGMDQIDAMIEAQNGE
- a CDS encoding IS3 family transposase (programmed frameshift), with the translated sequence MQKSRFTESQIIRILKEAEGGRTVADVCREYGVSQATYYKWKSKYGGMEAADIKRLKELEEENRKLKRMFANLSLEHEVLKDIIGKKALRPTEKREIVDYARDEFGLSVRKACAIVLISRTLYAYAPTPRDDTDVIETLIRLADSYPRYGFGKLFSLLRRQGYRWNHKRVHRIYRQLKLHLRRKGKKRLPTRNPQPLAVPPQANCCWSVDFMHDSLSSGQRFRTFNVVDDYSRECLAIEVDTSLPAARILRVLDRVAAWRGYPEKLRMDNGPELISIQMAEWAEAHGVELEFIQPGKPTQNSYVERFNRTYRTEVLDYYLFSSLAEVKEITANWLKQYNEERPHESLGNIPPAEYLEINSPQKVSTFGWH
- a CDS encoding DUF1641 domain-containing protein, whose amino-acid sequence is MTPEEKILERLNAIEDRLTDLQAAKENSSMLIEQLTPIGNHAFRLAVEELESLNGRVTLDDILDLVRKGLLTVPRITWLLDQLENATDLWHVLHPALGPTFPHIVEKMGQWEQDGVFAKASALKNAGGNMLDALSPEDIAKTGEGLTFAIGLLQRLADPGLQSKINSLIDLMSVIDTSNVKPTGILGLAGALRSDEGKQALGLIVELLKASGKLPATQGASR
- the sqr gene encoding type III sulfide quinone reductase, selenoprotein subtype gives rise to the protein MKKLLILGAGAGGTMIATKMRKLLSEREWQITLIDRDPVHHYQPGWLLVPFGVDTPQGCVRPKKDFISRGVNFVIDTINSLDPIARKVECKNSTHTYDWIIIATGARIAPDEVPGLLDDWGGKIHNFYTHDGAEALYGKMKHFKKGRLVLHICETPIKCPVAPLEFVYMADWYLQKMGVRDNVEIELVTPLTGAFTKPVANNILGALCEQKGIKVTTNWTVDSVEADRSVITSVTGDEINYDLLVTIPPNLGQEFLIESEVSDVTGYVDTDKELLRAKKFENMYIIGDATNVPASKAGSVAHFEVDVIAQNMMSDIEGTDNYYKFDGHTNCFIVTGFEKASLIDFSYAIEPLPGMFPLPGVGPFELLGESHINYWGKLMFKWVYYNLMLKGHELPFEPNMYLAGKDTSLLRNK